One window of the Pieris brassicae chromosome 4, ilPieBrab1.1, whole genome shotgun sequence genome contains the following:
- the LOC123708096 gene encoding E3 ubiquitin-protein ligase RNF181 yields the protein MTDYFQEMGWRELQDGEQPNHFLHLARLLMDYNIFDDNFTGEWPRLPPPASKEVVKNLADITIEVDDKNCPICLKNFEKTEKAKQMPCNHIFHPTCILTWLEKTNSCPFCRHELPTDDVAYEAFKKEKKRAEQRKEDIEVLHNSMFS from the exons aTGACTGACTATTTCCAAGAGATGGGATGGAGAGAATTACAAGACGGTGAGCAGCCAAATCACTTTTTACATTTGGCAAGACTCTTGATGGATTATAACATATTTGACGACAATTTTACTGGAGAATGGCCTAG ATTACCACCTCCAGCATCAAAAGAAGTAGTAAAAAATTTAGCTGATATTACTATTGAAGTGGACGATAAGAATTGCCCTATATGCCtaaagaattttgaaaaaactgAAAAAGCTAAGCAAATGCCTTGCAACCATATTTTTCATCCTACATGTATTTTGACTTGGTTGGAAAAG ACCAACTCATGTCCATTTTGTCGCCATGAACTACCCACTGATGATGTAGCATATGAAGCATTTAAGAAGGAAAAGAAAAGAGCTGAACAAAGAAAAGAAGATATAGAAGTTCTTCATAACTCTATGTTTAGTTGA